A part of Candidatus Electrothrix aestuarii genomic DNA contains:
- a CDS encoding OmpA family protein, whose translation MRSRPSRIVTIVLLSLLTLSMLSVWAVAGGRKAQRAKKKPILRADSVEEAPPKYIRMADNFFVFYDPSTAMTVPYKDTGMTRLEMSKQILLKSNEAMPDLRWQTGLYPHWKNVMWLPASPGSFHPYYVLQNYEKKEFATALEKLPVISSGPPMLQMSLMKMEYLLGLPGRTEIFLFTNGEDARFQGVDEPAPLTQAEMLAKKYDVCFTIVSSATTPRADALLHRIAAVNDCSQVVDFDTVAAHPEYLFGRLYMTPDGLFDNVLFAFDKASIRKKYRNTLDRLGNYLLDNPTHYAVLSGFCDIIGTEKYNMRLSQRRAESAQKYLLNHFPALSKERILLYWYGYGHPVATNKTAAGRRLNRRVSIMIRKGY comes from the coding sequence ATGAGATCCAGACCTTCCCGGATAGTGACCATAGTTCTTCTCTCTTTGCTAACGCTCTCAATGCTTTCCGTCTGGGCAGTAGCTGGAGGCCGAAAAGCGCAACGGGCCAAGAAAAAACCGATTCTGCGTGCAGATAGCGTGGAAGAAGCTCCGCCAAAATACATCAGAATGGCGGATAATTTCTTTGTGTTCTACGATCCCTCCACTGCCATGACTGTGCCCTATAAGGATACTGGCATGACACGCCTGGAGATGTCTAAACAGATCCTTTTGAAAAGCAATGAAGCCATGCCGGATCTGCGTTGGCAGACAGGCCTTTATCCTCATTGGAAAAATGTGATGTGGCTTCCTGCCTCGCCGGGCAGTTTTCATCCCTATTATGTCTTGCAGAATTACGAGAAAAAAGAGTTTGCTACGGCCTTGGAAAAATTGCCGGTGATCAGCTCAGGGCCGCCCATGTTGCAAATGTCCCTGATGAAAATGGAGTACTTACTTGGGCTTCCGGGACGTACAGAGATTTTTCTCTTTACCAATGGTGAAGATGCCCGTTTTCAGGGAGTAGATGAGCCTGCTCCGCTCACCCAGGCTGAGATGCTGGCAAAGAAGTATGACGTCTGCTTTACCATCGTCAGTAGTGCTACCACCCCGAGGGCAGATGCCTTGCTCCATAGGATAGCAGCAGTCAATGATTGCTCTCAGGTCGTTGATTTTGATACGGTTGCGGCACATCCAGAATACCTGTTCGGACGACTTTATATGACTCCGGATGGGCTTTTTGATAATGTCCTCTTTGCCTTTGATAAGGCCTCTATCCGCAAGAAATATCGGAACACCCTGGATCGTCTCGGGAATTACCTCCTGGATAACCCCACCCATTATGCGGTGCTTTCAGGCTTCTGCGATATTATTGGTACAGAAAAATACAATATGCGTTTATCCCAGCGCAGGGCTGAAAGTGCGCAGAAATATTTGCTGAATCATTTTCCCGCACTAAGCAAAGAACGCATTCTTCTCTATTGGTATGGCTACGGTCATCCGGTGGCCACAAATAAAACCGCAGCTGGTCGCAGACTCAACCGTCGTGTCAGTATCATGATTCGCAAGGGGTATTAG
- a CDS encoding response regulator, whose protein sequence is MKNLLLVDDEIHLTSMVISGLKNLLGPKDYSFFSASNGQEALQILESNRIDFVVTDLRMPVMNGLQLLAHLHSNYSSIPVVVLSSYSSDGIEERLRKLGCLKLLSKPVHVVQLAKAIRELLNKTELGGVIKNISVGGFLQLIEMEGKSCQVKVLNKENLATGRFHFEHGILFDASYGDIRGAPAAQKIIGWDDVEITITFHENSGDSPERRIRIPLMTLLLTSMHQKDEDEAASIYTQPKEIVTSNAESARIPQADHQRQEEKDSWKIEPDASEGKMSQTTITDHVKKESKMDVQKLNSIIESMTKDLGQGLLATDIWTVADGFSIAGHNPQPKATALFNQLTTYLNDTLEGSGFPGLGRYYMLDLLDNKLVIILPMGEYRWGVLVDSSKVQLGLLLNIIVPRIIDAFEEAMTS, encoded by the coding sequence ATGAAAAATCTTTTATTGGTTGATGATGAAATCCATCTCACCAGTATGGTGATTTCGGGCCTGAAAAATCTTTTAGGCCCCAAAGACTATTCTTTTTTCAGCGCCTCAAACGGTCAGGAAGCCCTCCAAATTTTAGAATCCAATCGGATAGACTTTGTTGTTACCGACCTGAGAATGCCGGTGATGAATGGTCTCCAACTCCTTGCCCATCTCCATTCCAATTATTCTTCCATTCCTGTTGTTGTCCTGAGCAGTTATTCCAGTGATGGCATTGAAGAGAGACTGCGAAAGCTCGGGTGCCTCAAGCTCCTTTCCAAGCCGGTTCATGTTGTCCAATTGGCAAAAGCGATCAGAGAGTTGCTGAATAAAACTGAACTGGGCGGGGTTATCAAAAATATCTCTGTAGGTGGTTTCCTGCAGCTTATTGAGATGGAAGGGAAAAGTTGCCAGGTTAAGGTATTGAATAAGGAAAATCTGGCAACTGGTCGGTTCCATTTTGAACATGGAATTCTTTTTGATGCCAGTTATGGTGATATCAGAGGGGCTCCAGCAGCGCAAAAAATTATTGGTTGGGATGACGTTGAGATTACAATTACCTTTCACGAAAATTCAGGAGACAGCCCGGAGCGGCGAATCAGAATCCCGCTGATGACCCTGCTGCTTACCTCCATGCATCAGAAAGATGAGGATGAGGCTGCGTCAATATACACTCAACCCAAAGAAATTGTAACAAGCAACGCGGAATCCGCAAGGATACCGCAGGCAGATCACCAGAGACAGGAAGAAAAAGATAGCTGGAAGATTGAACCTGATGCTTCAGAAGGGAAGATGTCCCAAACTACTATCACCGATCATGTGAAAAAGGAGTCGAAGATGGATGTTCAGAAATTAAACAGTATTATTGAGTCAATGACAAAAGATCTGGGGCAGGGGCTGTTGGCAACAGATATCTGGACCGTTGCCGATGGTTTTTCCATTGCCGGACACAACCCACAACCTAAGGCAACTGCTCTCTTTAATCAGTTGACCACTTATTTGAATGACACGTTGGAAGGGAGCGGTTTTCCAGGATTAGGACGGTATTATATGCTTGATCTGTTGGATAATAAATTGGTTATTATATTACCTATGGGCGAGTACCGATGGGGAGTTCTGGTTGATAGCTCCAAGGTTCAGCTTGGATTGCTGCTGAATATTATTGTCCCCAGGATTATTGATGCCTTTGAAGAAGCCATGACGAGTTGA